Within Eremothecium cymbalariae DBVPG#7215 chromosome 3, complete sequence, the genomic segment ATTGACGATGCAGTATtagaagcagaagaagaggaagatgatgaaatggTAAATCAGAAGCCTTATTCTACAATAGATGGAAGTGAGGACCAAGATGATTTTAACATGAAAACTGCAACGTTCAAAGATATCATAGATCGCATTGAAAAACATGATCCTGACACGGCAAAATATTTGTCCAAAAAACTGGATGGCTTTGTGCAAGAAACAGAATTATAAGATCTCGTAAGAACTTGAGATAATGCATAGCCAGCACTACTTGTACCTTTAAATTTGGATCTGAgttaatattgaatattagTATGTTTTACTCAAACTATGTTATATTGATCACAATATACgttccaaaaaattttcatcacGTCTAAAATATCGAGCATATATGTAAACCCACAAAGCAAATGTGATGAGTACTTTTGTCGACCTTTTTCACATATCAATAGGTAATCATTTGGTTTCGTCTGCTCTAAGATGTTTAGGTTCATTGCCGTTAAACGGTTTGCGTCCACTGGTGGATACCATGGTTCTAATCAAATTTCGCTACCCAGAAGGCCTTTAAAGAAGATTCGTTTAGGTAAATCTAGACCTGCaatttattatcaatttgATGTTAAAGTAGAACTAAGTGATGGTAGTGTTATCACTAGAAGATCCCAAATTCCCAAAGATCAGATTAGATTAATTCAGGATCAGAGAAATAACCCATTATGGAATGAGAGTAGGACCGATTTGATGGTAGTAGACGCCAATGCTGGTGGAAGGATGGAAAAGTTCAAGCAGAAATATGGCTCCATATACACTGTAGCACAAGGATCCAAAGTGGATGAGGCAGAAGCTTCTGAATCTGTCAGTGCAGCGAGCGAAccatcaaaagaagaatcagAGGAATTCGGGATGGATGATTACCTAAGTTTGTTAAGTGAAAATGCAGTTCAAGTTCAAAGTGGTGGGAAATTGGCGACTAAGAAGAAAAAGGCTAAGAAATGACTTCCAAGAGGCTTGTAAAATGAACCATAGTTTGTGGAAGGAAGTTATCAACGACTTCCTTAAACTTGCATACGTgtatatagtatatattaaCGAAGATATAAAGAATTATTTCCATCATTAGGAACAAAGGGATTGAAAGTTGTTACTCAACAGGGTTTTTGAATCAGCTGGAATCTATTAATTGATGTTTAGCCCAcattatacatatatgtgTCTGTGATCTCATAGGCGCACCGAAaatttcaataataatCCTTTACATTTTAAATAATCTGCCTCTTCgcaaataaaaaacactGTACCCTCACACAATATAAGACTGTAAAACACAcaaaatttcaaaagtATGGGCAGTGTATTCTTACCTCATTTGCAAAGTGGTTGGCATGTCGATCAGGCTATTGTCACCGAAGAAGAACGTCTCGTCGTCATACGATTCGGTACTGATTCGGATAAAAGCTGTATGCTGATGGATGAGATTCTATACTCCATTGCCCCTAAAGTGGTAAACTTTGCAGCGATATACATATGTGATATAAATGAAGTGCCTGACTTCAATGAGATGTATGAACTGTATGAGCCCATGACAGTGATGTTCTTCTATAAAAATAAGCACATGATGTGTGACTTTGGAACAGGAAATAATAACAAGATGAACTTTGTAGTAGATGACAAGCAGGAGATGATAGATATTCTAGAAACTATATTCAGAGGAGCTAGGAAGAATAAAGGTTTAGTGGTCTCACCTTATGATTACAATTATAAGAGAGTTCagtgatgattttgaaacaaaaacgGTGTGGAGTAGCACAGCTAAGGGAGAATAAGGAAAAATGCGTAGAATAGGCTTATATGCTGAATATCCAGGTTCAATTGAACTTCAGAGATATATACGATGCTTATTTAGGTCCCAGCTGTTCTACAAATACAAGGTTGCTCTCTGTCATACGGTTAATGGTGTACGGGCTATTCCTTAAgtttcaattgaaaaaatttttgaccTAATCACCAAcaatcaacaaaacaagACGCAGACTTTTAACTTCCATTTAGAAGGATAGTCTATTAAACTTGCTTAAATATAGGAACTATTCAAGGAATCTTTCTGCTCGGGCTCGCTTAAAAAACTATATCCAAGTTGTGGGCTGCAAGATTTATTAATAAGAGGTTCTATTCAAACGTACACAGACAATCCATCAAGATCAAAAACATGGGTGTCAAGGACATTAAGAAGGCCAGAAATGCTGTAGAATTCAACAGGGAATCTTTGGAAAGTGTGTTGAAGAgaagatttttctttgcTCCAGCTTTTGAGCTTTATGGTGGTGTTTCCGGATTGTATGACTACGGCCCTCCAGGTTGTGCGTTCCAAGCAAACGTTGTTGATTTGTGGAGGAAGCACTTTATTTTGGAAGAGGATATGTTAGAAGTCGACTGTTCTATGTTAACTCCAtatgaagttttgaaaacttcAGGTCATGTCGATAAGTTTTCGGATTGGATGTGTCAAGATCCAAAGTCCGGAGAAATATTTAGAGCTGACCACTTGATAGAAGAAGTCTTGGAAGCACGTTTAAAGGGTGACAAGGAAGCAAGGGGTATTGCAGTAAATTCGTCTGTTAAAGATGATGCGgacaagaaaagaaagaaaaaggtaAAGGAAATCCAGGCTGTCAAATTAGATGATAAAGTTATCAAGGAATATGAAGAGGTGTTAGCTAAGATTGACGGTTACTCTGGTCCACAACTAGGTGAGCTAATTAAAAAGTACCATATTGGTAACCCTGTCACCGGAGAGTTATTGGATCAACCTAAGCCGTTTAACTTGATGTTTGAAACCGCAATTGGTCCTTCGGGGCAGTTGAAGGGTTATTTGAGACCTGAAACAGCCCAAGGtcaatttttaaattttaacAAGTTACTGGAATTCAACAATGGTAAAACACCGTTTGCGTCTGCATCCATTGGTAAGTCCTTCAGAAATGAGATTTCTCCAAGGGCGGGTCTATTAAGAGTGCGTGAATTTTTGATGGCAGAGATTGAACATTTTGTAGACCCAGAGAACAAAAGTCACCAACGTTTTAACGAAGTTAAGAACATTAAATTAAGTTTCCTACCTAAACAAGTGCAAGAATCAGGTTTTACTGAGACAGTTGAATCAACTATTGAAGATGCGGTTGCATCCAAAATGATTGATAACCAAACTTTAGGGTACTTTATCGGTAGGATTTATCAGTTCTTAATCAAGATTGGTGTTGATTCAGATAAGTTGAGGTTCAGACAGCATATGAGTAATGAAATGGCGCATTATGCTGCTGACTGTTGGGATGCAGAATTGAAGACTTCTTATGGTTGGATTGAGTGTGTTGGTTGTGCTGATCGATCTGCTTATGATTTAAATGTACACGCTAGGAAAACCAAGACAGCCCTTGTTGTCAGGCAGAAGCTTGATAAGCCAAGAGAAGTAACCAAATGGGAAATTGAATTAAACAAGAAACTGTTTGGTCCAAAGTTTAGGAAGAATGCTCCAAAGGTTGAAAGCTATTTGTTGCATTTGTCCCAGGAAGAATTAGCGACCAAATCTGAGCAGCTAACCTCTAACGGTAAGGTTGTGTTTAACCTTGAGGGCATTGACGAGGACATTGAATTAAGCCAcgaatttattaaaatcGAAGAAAAAACCACGGTCGAACACATTAGGgaatatattccaaatgTTATAGAGCCATCCTTTGGTATTGGGCGTATTATTTACGCCGTGTTGGAACATTGTTTCTGGAGCAGACCACAAGACACTGCTAGAGCTGTGTTATCTTTCCCTCCACTAGTAGCACCAACAAAAGTTCTGTTAGTTCCATTGTCTAGTAATGATGAATTGGCACCCATAGTTACTGAAGTATCGAAAATATTGagaaaacaacaaataccATTTAAGGTGGACGATTCTGGTGTCTCTATTGGCAAGAGATACGCTCGTAACGATGAATTAGGCACTCCATTTGGCATTACTATTGACTTTGAGTCTGTCAAGGATGGTTCTGTTACTTTGAGAGAGAGAGATAGTACTAAACAAGTTAGAGGTTCAATTGCTGATGTTATCAAGGCTGTTTACGATATCACCTACAATGACATCACTTGGGATAAAGGTACTGCACACTTGGCTCCATTTGTTTCACAAAGCGAATAACCTAGTTTACTTAAGCtggtatata encodes:
- the MRPL36 gene encoding mitochondrial 54S ribosomal protein bL31m (similar to Ashbya gossypii ADL375W) encodes the protein MFRFIAVKRFASTGGYHGSNQISLPRRPLKKIRLGKSRPAIYYQFDVKVELSDGSVITRRSQIPKDQIRLIQDQRNNPLWNESRTDLMVVDANAGGRMEKFKQKYGSIYTVAQGSKVDEAEASESVSAASEPSKEESEEFGMDDYLSLLSENAVQVQSGGKLATKKKKAKK
- the DIB1 gene encoding U4/U6-U5 snRNP complex subunit DIB1 (similar to Ashbya gossypii ADL374W), whose product is MGSVFLPHLQSGWHVDQAIVTEEERLVVIRFGTDSDKSCMLMDEILYSIAPKVVNFAAIYICDINEVPDFNEMYELYEPMTVMFFYKNKHMMCDFGTGNNNKMNFVVDDKQEMIDILETIFRGARKNKGLVVSPYDYNYKRVQ
- the GRS1 gene encoding glycine--tRNA ligase (similar to Ashbya gossypii ADL373W); translated protein: MGVKDIKKARNAVEFNRESLESVLKRRFFFAPAFELYGGVSGLYDYGPPGCAFQANVVDLWRKHFILEEDMLEVDCSMLTPYEVLKTSGHVDKFSDWMCQDPKSGEIFRADHLIEEVLEARLKGDKEARGIAVNSSVKDDADKKRKKKVKEIQAVKLDDKVIKEYEEVLAKIDGYSGPQLGELIKKYHIGNPVTGELLDQPKPFNLMFETAIGPSGQLKGYLRPETAQGQFLNFNKLLEFNNGKTPFASASIGKSFRNEISPRAGLLRVREFLMAEIEHFVDPENKSHQRFNEVKNIKLSFLPKQVQESGFTETVESTIEDAVASKMIDNQTLGYFIGRIYQFLIKIGVDSDKLRFRQHMSNEMAHYAADCWDAELKTSYGWIECVGCADRSAYDLNVHARKTKTALVVRQKLDKPREVTKWEIELNKKLFGPKFRKNAPKVESYLLHLSQEELATKSEQLTSNGKVVFNLEGIDEDIELSHEFIKIEEKTTVEHIREYIPNVIEPSFGIGRIIYAVLEHCFWSRPQDTARAVLSFPPLVAPTKVLLVPLSSNDELAPIVTEVSKILRKQQIPFKVDDSGVSIGKRYARNDELGTPFGITIDFESVKDGSVTLRERDSTKQVRGSIADVIKAVYDITYNDITWDKGTAHLAPFVSQSE